The Triticum aestivum cultivar Chinese Spring chromosome 7B, IWGSC CS RefSeq v2.1, whole genome shotgun sequence genome window below encodes:
- the LOC123158405 gene encoding transcription factor SPEECHLESS, producing MGDALCDQLLVDVDGEFQLPTDAEDLFSILETWEDCVHGAAAALSPTAGASSRGELMGGSAPGNKSSKRRARPDECDGIAQTQKRQKCSPEEGGGAAPKTAHITVERNRRKQMNEHLTVLRSLMPCFYVKRGDQASIIGGVVDYIKELQQVKQSLEAKKQRKAYTEHVLSPRPPPTSYSPRLPLSPLHKSTPPLSPLLRSTPPLSPRLAVPISPARTPPTPGSPYKLRPLPPPISGSTYVSPAMTPTGYEPGSSYLPSLDAIAAELSVYANRQALQLPPTDPLPDVRVEFAGANLVLKTVSHRAPGQVVKIIAALESRAPALEILHAKISTIDDTDVNAFTVKIGIECSLSAEELVQEIQQTFS from the exons ATGGGAGATGCGCTGTGCGATCAGCTCCTCGTGGACGTCGACGGTGAGTTCCAGCTCCCCACCGACGCCGAAGACCTATTCAGCATCCTCGAGACTTGGGAGGACTGCGTCCACGGCGCCGCTGCAGCGTTGAGCCCCACCGCCGGCGCCAGCAGCCGTGGTGAGCTGATGGGCGGTTCTGCGCCGGGGAACAAAAGCAGCAAGCGGCGAGCGCGGCCGGACGAATGTGACGGAATAGCGCAGACGCAGAAGAGGCAGAAGTGCTCcccggaggagggaggcggcgcggcgccgAAGACAGCCCACATCACGGTGGAGCGCAACCGCCGGAAGCAGATGAACGAGCACCTGACCGTGCTGCGGTCGCTCATGCCCTGCTTCTATGTCAAGCGT GGTGACCAAGCATCCATCATAGGAGGAGTGGTGGACTACATCAAGGAGCTGCAGCAAGTGAAGCAGTCGCTGGAGGCCAAGAAGCAGCGCAAGGCCTACACCGAGCACGTCCTCAGCCCGCGTCCGCCCCCGACGTCCTACAGCCCACGCCTACCTCTCAGCCCGCTCCACAAATCCACGCCGCCGCTCAGCCCATTGCTCAGGTCCACTCCGCCGCTCAGCCCGCGCCTCGCCGTCCCGATCAGCCCTGCCAGGACGCCGCCGACGCCAGGCAGCCCCTACAAGCTCCGCCCCCTGCCGCCGCCGATCTCCGGCTCCACCTACGTGTCCCCGGCGATGACGCCGACCGGCTACGAGCCGGGCTCCTCCTACCTCCCGTCGCTCGACGCCATCGCCGCCGAGCTGTCGGTGTACGCCAACAGGCAGGCGCTGCAGCTGCCCCCGACTGACCCACTCCCCGACGTGAGGGTGGAGTTCGCAGGCGCGAACCTGGTGCTGAAGACGGTGTCGCACCGCGCGCCGGGGCAGGTGGTGAAGATCATCGCCGCGCTCGAGTCACGGGCGCCGGCGCTGGAGATTCTCCACGCCAAGATCAGCACCATCGACGACACTGACGTCAACGCCTTCACCGTCAAG ATTGGAATCGAGTGTTCGCTCAGCGCTGAAGAGCTGGTGCAAGAGATTCAGCAAACGTTCTCGTAA